Proteins encoded by one window of Arachis hypogaea cultivar Tifrunner chromosome 1, arahy.Tifrunner.gnm2.J5K5, whole genome shotgun sequence:
- the LOC140178915 gene encoding uncharacterized protein: MRVLDLEDMHIPEFPNYTSAEIPFIADGEFAVGMEFSSREGVIKAIKEYTIRRSVDYRVYESEPLTFYAKCTQYGSGCDWLIRVSMISQKYCWVIRRYNGSHTCTRATISQDPSKLDSNTIAEAIKPLVEADPALKVKSVIAEVQSKFNYTVDGTHLYGKYKGCLLVAVSQDGNNNIVPIAFAIVEGETSDAWYFFLSNLRQHVVTRDGVGLISDRHESINAAVERSNGAWSPPRAFHMFCIRHIESNFLRKFKAPYLQKLVVNLGYLRTVREYEVRYQRLRERGEAYTNWLNRIPREQYALAFDGGYRWGHMTTNLVECINSVLKGARNLPVTALVKATFYRLNELFTRKRAEAEDRINAGHVFSDIVTSKLHENQLASGNIQVSCFDRQNEVFEVREMSSGLEFAVDLRGLRCDCGEFQVDRIPCQHVFACCANQRLDWQLYVHDVYKMDQVRRVYRARFRPLGNPTTWPAYNGPRFIPNPFLRRVAKGRPRRTRFLNEMDTRMLRRRRRCRLCGAEGHSRSRLRQPGGANASGEDQ; the protein is encoded by the exons ATGCGAGTTTTGGATCTGGAAGACATGCATATTCCGGAGTTTCCGAATTATACCAGTGCAG AAATTCCTTTTAtcgcagatggtgaatttgccgTTGGGATGGAATTCAGTTCAAGGGAAGGTGTTATTAAGGCGATAAAAGAGTATACCATACGAAGAAGCGTAGACTACcgggtgtatgagtctgagccgttgacattttatgcTAAGTGTACACAATATGGgtcagggtgtgattggcttatccgGGTTAGCATGATTAGCCAgaagtactgttgggttataaggaggtataatggcAGTCACACATGTACCAGAGCAACAATTTCTCAAGATCCTTCGAAGTTGGATTCGAATACAATTGCAGAAGCGATAAAGCCGTTGGTTGAGGCTGACCCCGCCTTAAAGGTGAAATCGGTTATAGCAGAGGTGCAATCGAAGTTCAACTACACC GTGGATGGGACACACTTGTACGGAAAGTACAAGGGTTGTCTACTAGTGGCTGTTTCACAAGATGGCAATAACAATATCGTCCCAATTGCGTTTGCTattgtggagggagagacttctgatgcatggTACTTTTTCCTTAGTAACCTTCGTCAGCATGTTGTAACTCGGGATGGTGTGGGACTGATATCCGACCGTCATGAATCCATAAATGCCGCTGTTGAAAGAAGTAACGGAGCTTGGTCACCTCCAAGAGCTTTCCATATGTTTTGCATAAGGCATATAGAATCCAATTTTCTTAGAAAATTCAAGGCGCCGTACTTGCAGAAACTCGTCGTCAATTTAG GTTATTTGAGGACGGTGCGGGAGTATGAAGTTCGATACCAGCGTTTACGAGAACGGGGCGAGGCCTACACTAACTGGTTAAACCGAATCCCCCGCGAGCAATACGCGTTGGCTTTTGATGGTGGATATCGATGGGGACATATGACGACGAATCTAGTGGAATGCATCAACTCAGTATTGAAGGGTGCTCGCAATCTACCCGTTACTGCCCTTGTGAAGGCAACATTTTACAGACTTAACGAGTTGTTTACACGAAAAAGAGCGGAGGCAGAAGATCGGATTAATGCTGGGCATGTGTTTTCTGATATCGTGACCTCGAAGTTGCATGAAAACCAACTTGCATCAGGAAACATACAGGTTAGTTGCTTTGACCGGCAGAATGAGGTTTTTGAGGTGCGTGAGATGTCAAGTGGACTGGAGTTTGCAGTCGACCTACGAGGCCTTCGATGTGATTGTGGTGAGTTCCAGGTGGATAGAATCCCTTGTCAACATGTGTTCGCTTGTTGTGCCAACCAGCGACTAGACTGGCAACTATATGTGCATGACGTGTATAAGATGGATCAAGTTCGGCGGGTGTACCGAGCAAGGTTTAGGCCGCTAGGTAATCCTACTACATGGCCTGCTTACAATGGACCTCGTTTCATCCCAAATCCATTCCTGAGACGAGTGGCGAAAGGTCGCCCTAGAAGGACGcgcttcttgaatgagatggacacgcGTATGTTACGTCGGCGTAGGCGATGTAGGCTGTGTGGAGCTGAGGGACACAGCCGTAGCAGATTGCGTCAGCCCGGTGGTGCAAATGCCAGCGGAGAAGATCAGTAG